In the Sediminibacter sp. Hel_I_10 genome, one interval contains:
- a CDS encoding Ig-like domain-containing protein, with protein MAINCASRGTPDGGAKDLEPPKIIRETPKNYSTNFKGKEIRIYFDEYIKVKNLQKQLIVSPPMDPPPTTTPLSVASKYIQIIINDTLDDNTTYAFNFGQSIVDNNEENPYDYYRYVFSTGDYIDSLRVTGTILDAEKRQPDAFVSVMLYEMDSTYTDSTVYKERPKYITNTLDSLTIFSIDNIKAGKYKMIALKEENPNYTYQPKTDKIGFYEGVVTVPTDSFYTITMFQEVLDFESERPKQIAGQKIAFGYEGDYQDMEIEMIGDTLPTIEKRITKDPKADSLYYWYKPKIERDSVLFVVKNKTYVDTLTHKFRDLERDSLVITALSSSTLSFREDFQIKGSVPFVRFDEKQVTVLDKDSLEVPFTSTFSELKNVYNLSFEKEESQKYNITVLPNAFEDFFGNVNDTLSYNVNTKTFADYSNIRLTLRNAEYPIIAQLVTDKAEVKYEQAIAKEQLIDFRNLAPGAYYLRIIFDANGNEKWDTGNFLKSTQPEHISYYPEPIDARANWDPIIDFTLK; from the coding sequence ATGGCAATTAATTGTGCCAGTAGAGGTACGCCAGACGGTGGAGCCAAGGATCTTGAGCCGCCAAAAATCATCAGGGAAACGCCTAAAAACTATTCAACGAACTTTAAGGGGAAAGAAATTAGAATTTATTTTGATGAATACATTAAGGTGAAAAACTTGCAGAAGCAATTGATTGTCTCGCCTCCAATGGATCCTCCTCCTACAACCACACCATTAAGCGTTGCCAGTAAGTACATTCAAATTATTATCAATGATACGCTTGATGATAATACCACTTATGCCTTTAACTTTGGGCAGAGTATTGTAGATAATAATGAAGAAAATCCATACGATTATTACCGTTATGTATTTTCTACGGGAGATTATATAGACTCATTACGCGTCACGGGAACTATTTTAGATGCCGAAAAACGCCAGCCAGATGCCTTTGTATCGGTCATGCTTTATGAAATGGATTCTACCTATACAGATTCTACCGTTTACAAGGAACGACCAAAATACATTACCAATACCTTAGATAGCCTTACCATTTTTAGCATTGATAACATCAAGGCAGGTAAGTACAAAATGATAGCGCTCAAAGAGGAAAATCCAAATTATACCTATCAACCAAAAACAGATAAGATAGGGTTCTATGAAGGGGTGGTCACTGTACCAACAGATTCCTTTTATACCATTACCATGTTTCAAGAAGTTTTAGATTTTGAATCTGAACGACCAAAGCAGATTGCTGGCCAAAAAATAGCATTTGGCTATGAGGGAGATTATCAAGATATGGAAATTGAAATGATAGGCGATACGCTTCCTACCATAGAAAAACGTATTACTAAAGATCCTAAGGCCGATTCTCTCTATTATTGGTACAAACCCAAAATTGAAAGGGATTCTGTTCTTTTTGTGGTAAAGAATAAAACCTATGTAGACACGTTAACCCATAAATTCAGGGATTTGGAGAGAGATTCTTTAGTGATTACAGCATTGTCATCAAGTACCTTAAGTTTTAGGGAAGACTTTCAAATTAAAGGCTCGGTACCTTTTGTAAGGTTTGATGAGAAACAAGTCACTGTTTTAGACAAAGATTCTCTAGAAGTTCCGTTTACCTCTACTTTTTCTGAACTGAAAAATGTCTATAACCTATCTTTTGAAAAAGAAGAATCCCAAAAATATAACATCACGGTGCTCCCTAACGCATTTGAGGATTTCTTCGGAAATGTCAATGATACCTTGAGTTATAATGTGAACACCAAGACATTTGCCGATTATTCTAACATAAGGCTCACCCTTAGAAATGCAGAGTACCCTATTATTGCTCAATTGGTAACAGACAAGGCAGAGGTTAAATATGAACAAGCTATTGCCAAGGAGCAGCTTATAGATTTTAGAAATCTCGCTCCTGGAGCCTATTATTTGCGGATTATTTTTGATGCCAATGGCAATGAGAAGTGGGATACTGGTAATTTCTTAAAGAGTACACAGCCAGAGCACATTAGTTACTATCCTGAGCCCATTGATGCCCGAGCCAATTGGGACCCCATTATCGATTTTACTTTAAAATAA
- a CDS encoding amidohydrolase, which translates to MAQTLNVAVVQTHLFWENPEQNRINLLEKLNQISSEIDLIVLPEMFNSGFTMNAKSVAETMDGETVSWMIALAKEKQAAITGSLVIKASDDFFNRLLFVYPDGTILKYDKKHTFTLAGEQNVYSAGKERLLVDYKGWKICPLVCYDLRFPVWSRNDTDYDLLLYVANWPKVRISAWDTLLKARAIENMTYCIGVNRVGLDGNGHEYSGHSAAYDVLGNRLDTALVTKDAIEIVTLDKSHIEKYRHKLGFLNDRDDFILK; encoded by the coding sequence ATGGCCCAAACCTTAAACGTTGCAGTTGTTCAAACGCATTTATTTTGGGAAAATCCCGAGCAAAATCGTATCAACTTGCTTGAAAAACTAAATCAAATTTCTTCGGAAATTGACTTAATTGTACTCCCAGAGATGTTCAATTCTGGCTTTACAATGAATGCAAAATCGGTTGCCGAAACCATGGATGGCGAAACCGTGTCATGGATGATTGCTCTTGCTAAAGAAAAACAGGCCGCCATTACGGGGAGTTTGGTCATTAAAGCGTCAGACGATTTTTTCAACAGACTCCTTTTTGTGTATCCCGATGGCACCATATTAAAATATGATAAAAAACACACCTTCACTTTAGCGGGAGAGCAAAACGTCTATTCCGCAGGAAAAGAGCGTTTATTGGTAGATTATAAAGGTTGGAAAATTTGCCCGTTGGTATGTTATGATTTGCGTTTTCCGGTATGGTCTAGAAATGATACAGATTATGACCTATTGCTCTATGTCGCCAATTGGCCAAAGGTTCGAATCTCGGCATGGGACACTCTTTTAAAAGCGCGAGCTATTGAAAACATGACTTATTGTATTGGTGTAAATCGGGTAGGTTTAGATGGCAATGGCCATGAATATTCAGGACATTCTGCAGCTTATGATGTGCTTGGTAATAGATTAGATACCGCCTTAGTCACTAAAGACGCTATAGAGATAGTTACTTTAGATAAATCGCATATTGAGAAGTATCGCCATAAATTGGGATTTTTAAATGATAGGGACGACTTTATTTTAAAGTAA
- a CDS encoding ComF family protein — MPLTNFHDDSNNAVHKTLYGRVKFENATALLHFSKKGIVQQLMHNLKYRGHETIGVVLGQWLGEELKTLEGYRAIEVVVPVPLHKAKLRKRGYNQVDKFALALSKALDAELNTTTLVKITNSKTQVFKDRLKRSSDINSNFTVVDLDSLRGKHVLLVDDIITTGATIEACANAMNKIQDIKLSLALMAITD; from the coding sequence ATGCCATTAACTAACTTTCACGACGATTCAAATAATGCCGTCCATAAGACCTTATACGGTCGTGTAAAATTTGAAAATGCAACGGCCCTTTTGCATTTTTCAAAGAAAGGAATTGTTCAGCAACTCATGCACAATTTGAAATACAGAGGGCATGAGACTATTGGGGTGGTTTTGGGACAATGGCTGGGTGAAGAATTAAAGACTCTTGAAGGCTATAGAGCCATAGAAGTCGTAGTGCCTGTTCCGCTTCACAAAGCAAAACTCAGAAAAAGAGGCTATAATCAAGTTGATAAATTTGCCTTAGCCCTCTCTAAGGCCTTGGATGCAGAATTGAATACCACAACATTGGTAAAAATTACAAATTCTAAGACCCAAGTTTTCAAAGACCGATTAAAACGAAGTAGTGACATCAACTCAAATTTCACGGTTGTAGATCTTGACAGCCTAAGAGGAAAACACGTGCTCTTGGTTGATGATATCATTACAACTGGAGCTACAATAGAAGCCTGTGCTAACGCCATGAACAAGATACAAGACATCAAATTAAGCCTAGCGTTAATGGCCATAACAGACTGA